The following DNA comes from Janthinobacterium sp. TB1-E2.
ATGGCCACCAGCAGGTGGGCCAGGTCGGTCACTTCCGGTTCGCAGGCGGCGTTTTCCAGGATGGTCTCGCCTTCGGCCAGGGTCGCGGCCATCAGCAAATTCTCGGTGCCGGTGACGGTGATCATGTCGGTGACGATGCGCGCGCCTTTGAGCTTGGCGCACTTGGCGTAGATGTAGCCCGCTTCGATGCGGATCTCGGCGCCCAGCGCCTCCAGCCCCTTGATGTGCTGGTCGACGGGGCGCGAACCGATGGCGCAGCCGCCCGGCAGCGAGACCTTGGCTTCGCCGAAGCGCGCCAGCATGGGGCCCAGCACGAGGATCGAGGCGCGCATGGTTTTCACCAGTTCATACGGCGCTTCCAGGGTGTCGATGGCGCTGCCGTTGAGCACCACGCGGTCGCCGTCCTGCCGCACTTTCAAGCCCGTCTGGCCCAGCAGTTTCAGCATGGTGGCCACGTCGTGCAGATGCGGCACGTTGGTCAGGTCCAGGTCGCCGGCGGTCAGGAGACCCGCGCACAGGATGGGCAGGGCGGCGTTTTTCGCGCCGGAGATGGCGATGTCGCCGTTCAGGCGGTTGCCGCCGTTGATGAGGAGCTTGTCCATGTGCTTATCCTTGGAATTCTTCAGGTGTCAGGGTTTTCATCGACAGCGCGTGGATTTCCTCGCGCATGCGGTCGCCCAGCGCCGCGTAGACGATCTGGTGGCGCTGGATCAGGCGCTTGCCGGCAAATGCGGGCGAGACGATCACGGCCTGGAAGTGCTGGCCATCGCCCTCCACTTCGAGGTGCGTGCATTCGAGGCCGGCCGACAGATAGCCGTGGATCAGTTCTGGAGTGGTGGTCACGATAAGTCCTTGATATTGAATAATGTAGTGATGTGATATGCCGCAATCAACGGCGCAATTAGTGTCGCAGTCGGTAGCCGCTTTTCAGCAGGCGGATCGATGCGAGCGCCAGGATCACGAGGAAGCCGGCGACGATGGAAAGACTGAGCCACGGGCTGACGTCGGACACGCCGAAGAAGCCGTAGCGGAAGCCGTCGATCATGTAGAAGAAGGGGTTCAAATGCGATACCGTCTGCCAGAAGGCGGGCAGCGAGTGGATCGAATAGAACACGCCCGACAGGAAAGTGGCCGGCATGATCAGGAAGTTCTGGAAGGCGGCCAGCTGGTCGAATTTCTCGGCCCAGATGCCGGCGATCAGGCCCATGGTGCCCAGCATGGCGGCGCCGAGAAACGCGAAGACGACGATCCACAGCGGCGCGACGAACGACAGGTCGGCGAACCAGCACGTGATGGCGAACACGCCAAAGCCCACGGCCAGGCCGCGCGCGACGGAAGCGAGTACATACGCCGAGAAGATTTCCCAGTGCGACAGGGGAGTGAGCAGCACGAACACCAGGTTGCCCGTGATCTTGGACTGGATCAGCGAGGACGAGGAATTGGCGAACGCGTTTTGCAGCACGCTCATCATCACCAGGCCGGGAATCAGAAAGGCCGTGTAGCTGACGCCGGGACTCGGCTCGACGCGGCCGTCGAGCACATGGCCGAACACCAGCAGGTACAGCATCGACGTGAGCACGGGCGCGGCCACGGTTTGCGTCGCCACTTTCCAGAAGCGCAGCGTCTCTTTGTAGACGAGGGTGCGAAATCCTGTCGAAATCATACGGTACCTTTATCCATGATCTGCAAGAAGATATCTTCCAGGTCGGCTTGTTGCAATTGCATTTCATCGATCTCGGCACCCGCTTCGCGCAGGCGGGCGAGGATTTTTTCGACTTCGCTGTATTCGTTGACGCGCAGGCTGAACTTGTTCGGCGCCTGCTGTTCTTCCGCATGCAGCACCAGGTGCCGCAGATCGTCCGGCAGGCTGCCGTTTTTCAGGTGCAGCTGCAGCTGCGAGCCGGCGATGCGGCGGATCAGGGCCGACATGGTGTCGAGCGCCACCACCTTGCCCGTCTTCAGCATGGCCACGCGCTGGCACATGGCTTGCGCCTCTTCCAGGTAGTGGGTGGTCAAGACGACCGTGTGGCCGCCTTCGCGGTTCAGGCGCGAGATGAACTTCCACAAGGTCTGGCGCAGTTCCACGTCGACGCCGGCCGTCGGCTCATCGAGCACGATGACGGGCGGCTTGTGCACCAGCGCCTGGGCCACGAGCACGCGACGCTTCATGCCGCCGGACAGCGCGCGCATGTTCGTGTCGGCCTTGCCGGTGAGGTCGAGGTTTTCCATGACCTCGTCGATCCACTTGTCGTTGTTCGGCAGGCCGAAATAGCCGGACTGCAGGCGCAAGGTTTCGCGCACGGTGAAAAACGGATCGAACACCAGTTCCTGCGGCACCACGCCCAGGTTGCGGCGCGCGTTGCGGAAGTCCTTGACCACGTCGTGGCCATGGATCTTGACGGTGCCCGCGTCGGGGCGTATCAGGCCGGCGATGATGGAAATGAGGGTGGTCTTGCCGGCACCATTGGGACCGAGCAGGCCGAAAAACTCGCCTTCTTCGATGGCCAGCGACACGCCGCCCAGCGCCTTGAGCGATTTATAGCTCTTTTCTACATTCGTTATTTGAATTGCGGTCATGTGCTTGTTTCAAGTGTAATGCGTCTGGTGTGATGCGCCAGTTGCCGGAGACATCGAGGCCGGCAGGCCGGTGCAGGGCGCCACCTTCAGGCGAGGACGGCGCAACAGTCAATTATAGTTGGAAAATTCGTGGAACACTTGGAGATCAATCCGGCGGCGCTGCTGGCCTGCCGGCTTGAAAGCTACTGCTGATGCGGGGAGTGGGACAGGATCAATGATGATGCAGATCGGACGGGCTGCGTTCGGCGTGGCCGCCGGCGCTGGCGCAGTCGTCGGCCGTCAGCGTGCTCGAGACGAGCGAGCAGACGCCATACAGCTTGGTGAGGTTTTTCAGGTTGTTCGGCAGGTTTTTCAGCTCCAGCACGGCGCCGGCATCCTGCGCGGCGCGCTGCCACGTCAGCATGACGGAAACGGCGGCCGAATCGACAGCCTTGACGTTGCGCAAGTCGAACTTCGTCTGACCCGAGCGGATGGCGTCCAGACCCTGCTCCAATGCCGAAGTGGCATTGTGCACGGTCAGGGAAGTCAGGGACTGCAAGGTGTCGAGAGAGTCGGGCATGGCGTCGGGCTGCGCTGGTCTGGAGCTGGGTCAGGAGCTATATGATAGCCGATTATTTGGCTTTGGCAGCGGGACGGCTGGCCAGAGCCTTGTTTTTTGCCTGCAAGGTCTTGATCAGGCCATCGATGCCGCCCTTGCTGATCTCGCTGGCGAAGCTGCTTTTGTACGTTTCCACCAGCCACGCGCCCAGCACGTTGATGTCATAGATCTTCCAGCCGGACGGGGTTTTCGCCACGCGGTAGTTCAGGGGCACGGGTTCGCCGCGCGCCACGTTCACTTGCGAACGTACTTCCACTTCCGTGTCGGCCGGGTCGGCGCGCAGCGGCTTGAATTCCACGGTTTCGTTCTTGATCTGCGACAGGGCGCCCGAGTACGTGTAGATCAGCAAGGTGCGGAATTCCGCAGCCAGCTGCTTTTGCTGGTCGGGCGTGGCATCGCGCCAGTGGCGGCCGGCGGCCAGCGACGTCATGCGCTGGAAATCCACGTACGGCAGGATCTTGCTTTCCACCAATTCGGTGACGCGCTTGATATCGCCAGCCTGGATGGCCTTGTCGGCCTTGGCCGTGTCGATCACGTCCTGGCTGATGCGTTTGACGAGGACGTCCGGCGCTTCGACAGCGGGGGCGGCCTGGGCGGCGGTGGCAAAGGCGATGGTGGCCATCGCCAGCAGTTGTTTCATCAATTTCATGGTTTTACCTTTCATGGTGTTGCTATGCACCGGCTGGCGTTGATCGCAGCCGTGGTGTTCTTGCGTCCAGTTTACTCCTGCGGCCTGGCCTGGGAAGCAACGGTATTGCTACCAGATGTTACGAGGTCCGCTGGCGCCACATCGGCGGTGGCCGTGACCGCAGGCGCATCATTGGCAGGCTGCGGTTTTGCCTCGTACTCCGGCTCGTAATCGCTGGTGTCGTTTTTTGGCACTTTGCGGTCGCGGCGGTCCGTATCGCCATCGAAAACCTTGCTTTCGCGCGCCTGCAGGAAGCCGTCGCGGATGAACTCATAACGGTCCAGCGCGGCCGCTTCCATCAGGTTGGTCGCGTCGAGCAGCGCGGCGCGCTTGTCAACCACGCGCGTCACCGTGCCGATATTGCGCACATACGCCGGATCCTTGTAGCGCCATGGGTCGCCCGCGATATCGAGCGGCAGGGCCGCCGTGTCGCGCACGGTCGATGGGCCCAGCAGCGGCAGCATCACGTACGGACCGGACTGGACGCCATACCAGCCCAGGGTCTGGCCAAAGTCTTCGTTATGCTTGGGAATGCCGGCCTGCGAGGCGATGTCGATCAGACCGAAGATACCGAAAGTCGAGTTCATGCTGACGCGCACGACGTCTTGCAAGCCCGCTTCGCCCTTGCCTTGCAGCAAGTTGTTCATGGCGCTCCACACATCGGACAAGTTGCCGAAGAAGTTGCCCACGCCCGTTTGCACGAACGATGGCGTGACCTTCTTGTAGGCCGTGGCGACCGGCTTCAAGGCCACCTGGTCAACCGTGTCGTTGAACTTGAACATGGCGCGGTTGTACCCTTCCAGCGGGTCGCGCGGATTGGTGCCGGTGGCGCAAGCGCTCACGCTGGCGGCGATGGCCAGGGCCAGGCCGATACGCGCCAGGCTGCCTTGGGATTGTTTGGTCGACTCGCTCATTTGCTGTCCTTTCCTTCCGCTGCCTTGCTGTAGATGAACTGATTGATCAGGTCTTCCAGCACTGTGGCCGATTGAGTACGGGCGATCTTGTCGCCCTCCGCCAGGTTCGCCAGATCGCCGCCTGCTTCCAGGCCGATATATTGCTCACCCAGCAAACCGGCCGTCAAAATCTTGGCCGAGCTGTCTTTCGGAAATTTGTAGCCATCTTCGATGTCGAGTTTCACCAGCGCCTGGTAGGTCTTGTCGTCAAAGACGATTTCCGAGACCCGGCCCACCACTACGCCAGCGCCCTTGACGGGCGCCTGCGGCTTGAGGCCGCCAATATTGTCGAACTTGGCACTAATGGTATACGTCTTGCTGAAAGACAGCGAGCTCATATTGCCGGCCTTGAGCGCCAGAAACATCAATGCCGCCACACCCAGCAAGACGAACAAGCCGACCCAGACATCCAAAGATTTACGTTGCATAAACAATCCTAAATAATTTTTACTTGCCGCCACCTGCGCAGAACACTGCCCAGGCCGATAATTTTGTCGCCTATCGGCAATTACTTGCTAAACATCAAAGCCGTCATCATGAAATCGAGCCACCACACCATCAACGACGAAATGACCACCGTGCGCGTGGTGGCGCCGGACACGTCTTCCGGCGTCGGCTGTGCCTGGTACCCCTGGAACAGCGCAATGAACGTCACCGCGATGCCGAACACCAGGCTCTTGATGGTGCCATTGCCCACTTCTTTCCAGACATCCACGCCGCCTTGCATCTGCGACCAGAACGAGCCTTCATCGACGCCGATCAGCACCACGCCGACCAGGTAGCTGCCGATGATGCCGACGGCCGTGAAGATGGCGCCCAGGATCGGCATGGCGATCACGCCGGCCCAGAAACGGGGCGCCAGCACGCGCTGGATCGGGTTCACGGCCATCATTTCCATGGCCGACAATTGCTCGCCCGCCTTCATCAGGCCGATTTCCGCCGTCAGCGACGTGCCGGCGCGGCCCGCGAACAGCAGCGCTGTCACGACGGGGCCCAGTTCACGCGTCAGTGACAGCGCCACCAGCAAGCCCAGCGACTGCTCGGCGCCATACGTGGTCAGGGTGTAATACCCTTGCAAGCCCAGTACCATGCCGACAAACAGGCCGGAGACGGCGGTAATCACCAGCGAGCGGTTACCGATAAAAAACAGTTGCTCAATCACCAGGCGCGGACGGCGCCACAGGCCGCCCGACGAGGCGATGATGATAAAAAACGAACGCACGGCAAAGCCGAGGTCTTGTACCGAACGACGCAACCACGCTCCGATCGCCGCCAGGAAACGCGCGATCATCGGCCGCCCCCCGCCTGCAGACCCAGGTCGTCGGCCAGCGACTTGCCCGGATAATGGAACGGGACGGGGCCATCGGCCTCGGCATTGACGAACTGCTTGACGTAGGGATGCGTCGACACAGCCATCTCGGCCGGCGTGCCGTGCG
Coding sequences within:
- a CDS encoding BolA family protein encodes the protein MTTTPELIHGYLSAGLECTHLEVEGDGQHFQAVIVSPAFAGKRLIQRHQIVYAALGDRMREEIHALSMKTLTPEEFQG
- a CDS encoding ABC transporter permease yields the protein MISTGFRTLVYKETLRFWKVATQTVAAPVLTSMLYLLVFGHVLDGRVEPSPGVSYTAFLIPGLVMMSVLQNAFANSSSSLIQSKITGNLVFVLLTPLSHWEIFSAYVLASVARGLAVGFGVFAITCWFADLSFVAPLWIVVFAFLGAAMLGTMGLIAGIWAEKFDQLAAFQNFLIMPATFLSGVFYSIHSLPAFWQTVSHLNPFFYMIDGFRYGFFGVSDVSPWLSLSIVAGFLVILALASIRLLKSGYRLRH
- a CDS encoding ABC transporter ATP-binding protein encodes the protein MTAIQITNVEKSYKSLKALGGVSLAIEEGEFFGLLGPNGAGKTTLISIIAGLIRPDAGTVKIHGHDVVKDFRNARRNLGVVPQELVFDPFFTVRETLRLQSGYFGLPNNDKWIDEVMENLDLTGKADTNMRALSGGMKRRVLVAQALVHKPPVIVLDEPTAGVDVELRQTLWKFISRLNREGGHTVVLTTHYLEEAQAMCQRVAMLKTGKVVALDTMSALIRRIAGSQLQLHLKNGSLPDDLRHLVLHAEEQQAPNKFSLRVNEYSEVEKILARLREAGAEIDEMQLQQADLEDIFLQIMDKGTV
- a CDS encoding STAS domain-containing protein; this encodes MPDSLDTLQSLTSLTVHNATSALEQGLDAIRSGQTKFDLRNVKAVDSAAVSVMLTWQRAAQDAGAVLELKNLPNNLKNLTKLYGVCSLVSSTLTADDCASAGGHAERSPSDLHHH
- a CDS encoding MlaC/ttg2D family ABC transporter substrate-binding protein, with translation MKLMKQLLAMATIAFATAAQAAPAVEAPDVLVKRISQDVIDTAKADKAIQAGDIKRVTELVESKILPYVDFQRMTSLAAGRHWRDATPDQQKQLAAEFRTLLIYTYSGALSQIKNETVEFKPLRADPADTEVEVRSQVNVARGEPVPLNYRVAKTPSGWKIYDINVLGAWLVETYKSSFASEISKGGIDGLIKTLQAKNKALASRPAAKAK
- a CDS encoding VacJ family lipoprotein, which codes for MSESTKQSQGSLARIGLALAIAASVSACATGTNPRDPLEGYNRAMFKFNDTVDQVALKPVATAYKKVTPSFVQTGVGNFFGNLSDVWSAMNNLLQGKGEAGLQDVVRVSMNSTFGIFGLIDIASQAGIPKHNEDFGQTLGWYGVQSGPYVMLPLLGPSTVRDTAALPLDIAGDPWRYKDPAYVRNIGTVTRVVDKRAALLDATNLMEAAALDRYEFIRDGFLQARESKVFDGDTDRRDRKVPKNDTSDYEPEYEAKPQPANDAPAVTATADVAPADLVTSGSNTVASQARPQE
- the mlaD gene encoding outer membrane lipid asymmetry maintenance protein MlaD, which translates into the protein MQRKSLDVWVGLFVLLGVAALMFLALKAGNMSSLSFSKTYTISAKFDNIGGLKPQAPVKGAGVVVGRVSEIVFDDKTYQALVKLDIEDGYKFPKDSSAKILTAGLLGEQYIGLEAGGDLANLAEGDKIARTQSATVLEDLINQFIYSKAAEGKDSK
- the mlaE gene encoding lipid asymmetry maintenance ABC transporter permease subunit MlaE; its protein translation is MIARFLAAIGAWLRRSVQDLGFAVRSFFIIIASSGGLWRRPRLVIEQLFFIGNRSLVITAVSGLFVGMVLGLQGYYTLTTYGAEQSLGLLVALSLTRELGPVVTALLFAGRAGTSLTAEIGLMKAGEQLSAMEMMAVNPIQRVLAPRFWAGVIAMPILGAIFTAVGIIGSYLVGVVLIGVDEGSFWSQMQGGVDVWKEVGNGTIKSLVFGIAVTFIALFQGYQAQPTPEDVSGATTRTVVISSLMVWWLDFMMTALMFSK